One window of the Luteolibacter sp. Y139 genome contains the following:
- a CDS encoding sugar O-acetyltransferase — MPTEKEKMIAGELYQAFGEELFGERQHAKRLCRRFNATTEEQMPEREAILRELLGSCGENAFIEPSFRCDYGYNFHVGRNFYANYDLIVLDCCEVRIGDNCMIAPRVSIFTATHPLDAATRTSGFEYAKPITIGDNVWIGGHAVINPGVTIGDNVVVAAGAVVTKDVPSNVVVAGVPARILRHLDGNQLNIDKAE, encoded by the coding sequence ATGCCTACCGAGAAAGAGAAGATGATCGCCGGCGAACTCTATCAGGCATTCGGCGAAGAGCTTTTCGGCGAACGCCAGCATGCCAAGCGCTTGTGCCGCCGCTTCAATGCGACGACCGAGGAACAGATGCCCGAGAGGGAGGCGATCCTTCGTGAGTTGCTTGGCTCATGTGGGGAGAATGCCTTCATTGAACCGTCTTTCCGCTGTGACTATGGTTACAATTTCCATGTCGGCCGGAACTTCTACGCGAACTACGATTTGATCGTGCTGGATTGCTGCGAGGTCCGCATCGGTGACAACTGCATGATCGCGCCGCGGGTGTCGATTTTCACCGCGACTCATCCGCTGGATGCCGCCACGAGGACGAGCGGCTTCGAGTATGCCAAGCCGATCACCATCGGCGACAACGTGTGGATCGGTGGTCATGCGGTCATCAATCCGGGCGTCACGATCGGGGACAATGTGGTGGTCGCGGCCGGGGCGGTGGTGACGAAGGATGTGCCGTCGAATGTGGTCGTGGCCGGGGTGCCTGCGCGGATCCTCAGGCATCTGGATGGGAACCAGTTGAATATCGACAAAGCCGAATGA
- the galE gene encoding UDP-glucose 4-epimerase GalE produces MSAPVLVTGGAGYIGSHTVRLLASQGRKVVVLDNLVYGHREAIVDEGVELVVGDVGDRKLIEELFAKHGFGAVVHFAAYAYVGESVTDPLKYYRNNTAEPLTLLEVMQAHGCKAFVFSSTCATYGVPESIPISESNPQNPINPYGRSKLMLEWVLADCDRAWGLKSACLRYFNASGCAEDGLIGEDHNPETHLIPRVLMAVTGEISHVDVFGTDYPTPDGTGVRDYIHVADLASAHAKAIDHLTGGGDSVRCNLGTGVGVSVNEIISAVEEVTGKKVPVQYGPRRAGDPPQLLADPRLAKEVLGWVAEHRDVRDMVRSAWAWMDGPRKGRFTS; encoded by the coding sequence ATGTCTGCCCCTGTTCTTGTCACCGGAGGAGCCGGATACATCGGTTCCCACACAGTCCGCCTGCTCGCATCGCAGGGTCGGAAAGTCGTCGTTCTCGACAATCTCGTCTATGGTCACCGTGAGGCGATCGTGGATGAAGGAGTCGAGCTGGTGGTGGGGGACGTGGGTGACCGCAAGCTCATCGAGGAACTCTTTGCCAAGCACGGCTTCGGCGCGGTGGTCCACTTTGCCGCCTACGCCTACGTCGGCGAGTCGGTGACCGACCCGCTGAAGTATTATCGCAACAACACCGCCGAGCCGCTGACCCTGCTCGAAGTGATGCAGGCGCACGGCTGCAAGGCCTTCGTGTTCTCCTCGACCTGCGCCACTTACGGCGTGCCGGAGAGCATCCCGATTTCCGAAAGCAACCCGCAGAACCCGATCAATCCCTACGGCCGCAGCAAGCTGATGCTGGAATGGGTGCTGGCCGACTGCGACCGCGCCTGGGGCCTGAAGAGCGCCTGCCTCCGCTATTTCAATGCCAGCGGCTGCGCGGAAGACGGCCTGATCGGCGAGGATCACAATCCGGAAACCCACCTGATCCCGCGCGTGCTGATGGCGGTGACCGGGGAAATCTCCCACGTGGACGTCTTCGGCACCGACTACCCGACTCCCGACGGCACCGGCGTGCGCGACTACATCCACGTGGCCGACCTCGCGTCCGCCCATGCGAAGGCGATCGACCACCTCACCGGCGGCGGCGATTCGGTCCGCTGCAACCTCGGAACCGGGGTGGGGGTGTCCGTGAATGAGATCATTTCCGCGGTCGAAGAGGTGACTGGCAAGAAGGTGCCGGTCCAGTACGGTCCGCGCCGCGCTGGGGATCCGCCGCAGCTTTTGGCCGACCCGCGCCTCGCCAAGGAAGTCCTCGGCTGGGTCGCCGAACACCGCGACGTCCGCGACATGGTCCGCTCCGCCTGGGCGTGGATGGACGGCCCGCGCAAGGGACGATTCACGTCTTGA
- a CDS encoding prepilin-type N-terminal cleavage/methylation domain-containing protein, whose protein sequence is MKFQNPRTGRGFTLMETVIAIGVLALLLTAFLAVFGPATTGLRRAISVQEADRLAAALERELVTVRPNASGASYTTGFDKAYEWIKSSPDKGDEILLYQYRGDPSQLRADGTMEPYTQNGGVAGKDFIVQPAVRQRSDDQLLEDLKAIDGRIFAVKLTQLVFSSGQLTRGTAGEITDPTPDDGDAAGTGSGSDAYPEAVIAFAAEFFIVPNSSADYVKPDGKFNLANMTKPVFTRNLAVRR, encoded by the coding sequence ATGAAATTTCAAAATCCCCGGACTGGTCGCGGCTTCACCTTGATGGAGACCGTGATCGCCATCGGCGTCCTGGCGCTGTTGCTCACGGCCTTCCTTGCGGTCTTCGGTCCCGCGACCACCGGCCTGCGCCGCGCCATCAGCGTCCAAGAGGCTGACCGCTTGGCTGCGGCCTTGGAGCGCGAGTTGGTGACCGTTCGTCCCAATGCGAGCGGAGCCAGCTACACCACTGGCTTCGACAAGGCCTACGAGTGGATCAAGTCGTCCCCGGACAAGGGAGATGAGATCCTCCTTTACCAATATCGCGGTGATCCGAGCCAGTTGCGCGCGGATGGCACCATGGAGCCCTACACGCAGAACGGCGGAGTGGCTGGCAAGGACTTCATCGTGCAGCCGGCGGTGCGCCAGCGCAGTGATGACCAGCTGCTCGAAGACCTGAAGGCGATCGACGGTCGTATCTTCGCCGTGAAGCTGACGCAGCTCGTCTTCAGCAGCGGCCAGCTGACTCGCGGTACGGCGGGCGAGATCACCGATCCGACTCCCGATGACGGCGATGCGGCCGGCACCGGCTCGGGCTCGGATGCCTATCCAGAGGCGGTGATCGCCTTCGCTGCCGAGTTCTTCATTGTCCCCAACAGCTCCGCCGACTATGTGAAGCCTGATGGGAAGTTCAATCTCGCCAACATGACCAAGCCGGTCTTCACCCGCAATCTCGCCGTCCGCCGCTGA
- a CDS encoding DUF4177 domain-containing protein: MKQYIVRPVTTGFFSGTLNEIKLEAFLNEHAAQGWKFVKSIHETKKILGIFAREAHFVIFERDV, translated from the coding sequence ATGAAACAGTACATTGTCCGTCCCGTCACCACCGGCTTCTTCTCCGGCACGCTCAATGAGATCAAGCTGGAGGCCTTTCTCAACGAGCATGCGGCCCAAGGCTGGAAGTTCGTCAAATCGATCCACGAGACCAAGAAGATCCTCGGCATTTTCGCCCGTGAGGCGCACTTCGTAATCTTCGAGCGCGACGTGTGA
- a CDS encoding pilus assembly FimT family protein — translation MHFRPTRSARGFSLIELLVVILIISVLLTLGAVGLKGIGGKGVTSGVSTAEAIFDEARAIAVGKGTRSRVLIDVNDPQSTENYKRRMVVVYEKLNEQGEPQKDQWELSSRAVTLPEGTFFSETFSKKDHKSGGDGVDNVDLSTNKQAYDGKYLSYEFNSEGICSTPGASFILGSGARAAGQEPNVTGAGKRDFAGFIVWRNGRTSLFRGPDEIGIPSDVKTF, via the coding sequence ATGCATTTCAGACCAACCCGCTCAGCGAGGGGCTTCAGCCTCATCGAGCTGCTCGTTGTCATTCTCATCATTTCCGTCCTCCTCACCCTAGGTGCCGTCGGCCTGAAGGGCATCGGTGGCAAGGGAGTCACGAGTGGCGTTTCTACCGCCGAAGCCATCTTCGACGAAGCGCGAGCGATCGCCGTCGGCAAGGGCACCCGGTCGCGGGTGCTCATTGACGTGAACGACCCGCAGAGCACGGAAAACTACAAGCGCCGGATGGTGGTGGTTTATGAGAAGCTGAACGAACAGGGCGAGCCCCAGAAGGACCAGTGGGAGTTGTCCAGCCGTGCGGTGACGCTGCCGGAGGGCACTTTCTTCAGCGAGACCTTCAGCAAGAAGGACCACAAGTCAGGCGGAGATGGTGTCGACAATGTCGACCTTTCCACCAACAAGCAGGCTTACGACGGCAAGTACCTCTCCTATGAGTTCAACTCCGAGGGGATCTGCTCCACTCCTGGTGCCAGCTTCATCCTTGGCTCCGGAGCCCGCGCGGCGGGTCAGGAGCCGAATGTCACGGGAGCGGGCAAGCGTGACTTCGCCGGCTTCATCGTATGGCGCAATGGCCGGACCTCGTTGTTCCGTGGTCCGGACGAAATCGGCATTCCTTCCGACGTTAAGACTTTCTGA
- a CDS encoding PulJ/GspJ family protein, with amino-acid sequence MKNPFSSPLRRGFTLIELLVAMAITTVIVAVLVSITGVALDTWQRGRAEIRASRQAKSMLDTMAKDFESLVSRRGNNFEWLYSKVESQLPGPTANVSSNSADLIFFTAATDRYEGNIGGTKDLGGDVSCVSYQLKWQDPVEGDDDDKSATFVLYRKLVNPDETFKDLLGKDDLQAAFQSKSDKVKDVENFVCENVYQFTLTYQIEVTQAASGNGGTTKTFPVRVTLGDSGAGKELRLRGNGIETPSLSTGSLSPQVSADELKAGRLIGVEIGVTVLSDSAVIRLNNSNLDQKVREKILAQESFQYSRAVELPGM; translated from the coding sequence ATGAAAAACCCGTTTTCATCTCCGCTCCGGCGCGGCTTCACCCTGATCGAGTTGCTGGTGGCGATGGCCATCACGACGGTCATCGTCGCCGTGCTGGTTTCCATCACCGGTGTGGCGCTCGACACGTGGCAACGCGGTCGCGCCGAAATCCGTGCCTCGCGTCAGGCCAAGTCGATGCTCGACACGATGGCGAAGGACTTCGAGTCGCTGGTTTCCCGCCGCGGCAACAATTTCGAATGGCTCTACTCCAAGGTGGAGTCCCAGCTGCCTGGCCCGACCGCCAACGTGAGCAGCAATTCGGCCGACCTGATCTTCTTCACCGCGGCGACGGATCGCTACGAGGGGAACATCGGCGGAACCAAGGATCTCGGCGGCGATGTTTCCTGCGTGAGCTACCAGCTCAAGTGGCAGGATCCGGTCGAGGGTGACGATGACGACAAGTCCGCCACCTTCGTGCTTTATCGCAAGCTGGTGAATCCGGACGAAACCTTCAAGGATCTGCTCGGCAAGGACGACCTTCAGGCTGCCTTCCAAAGCAAGTCGGACAAGGTCAAGGACGTGGAAAACTTCGTCTGCGAAAACGTCTATCAGTTCACCCTGACCTACCAGATCGAGGTGACCCAGGCTGCAAGCGGCAACGGCGGCACCACGAAGACCTTCCCGGTCCGCGTGACCCTCGGTGACTCCGGTGCCGGCAAGGAGCTGCGTCTGCGCGGCAATGGCATTGAAACACCGAGTCTTTCCACCGGTAGCCTCTCGCCGCAAGTAAGCGCCGACGAACTCAAGGCTGGCCGCCTGATCGGCGTCGAGATCGGCGTCACGGTGCTCTCCGACTCTGCGGTCATCCGCCTCAACAACTCGAATCTGGATCAGAAGGTCCGCGAGAAGATCCTCGCCCAAGAGTCCTTCCAATACTCCCGTGCGGTGGAACTGCCTGGGATGTAA
- a CDS encoding CPXCG motif-containing cysteine-rich protein, producing METALVQCPTCFETFEVVMPPPEELPAEMDYDCEICCRPLILIFDESGAYARGLGE from the coding sequence ATGGAGACCGCGCTCGTCCAGTGCCCGACCTGCTTCGAGACCTTTGAAGTCGTGATGCCGCCGCCCGAGGAATTGCCGGCGGAAATGGACTATGATTGCGAGATCTGCTGTCGGCCGCTGATCCTGATCTTTGATGAATCAGGGGCTTACGCCCGCGGTCTCGGCGAGTGA
- a CDS encoding glycosyltransferase family 2 protein, with protein MGPAISILLPFHNAAATLAEALESVLAQSFGDWELLAVDDRSDDGSAEIVTAIAQRDSRVRLFANAGPPGIVGALQTAAAASAAGWVARMDADDICHPERLARQWERAGAADVITTGVDLLDPLGEGMVRYVAWVNSLATHEVIASSRFIENPVIHPTVLMRRSILDAVGGYRDVPWAEDHDLWLRMLQHGARFVKVRERLLAWRDSPGRLTRSDARYEEKARQRMRAHYLAAMSSVTERGVVIAGAGPIGKSLARELMALGVAVCGFFDVHPRRLGEVIHGAEVAGLEDFGRRWRGAVMLSAVGIAGVREEIRELAAAAGYEEGQDLWCVC; from the coding sequence ATGGGTCCGGCGATTTCCATCCTGCTGCCTTTCCACAATGCGGCCGCCACCCTGGCGGAGGCGCTGGAAAGTGTGCTCGCGCAGAGCTTCGGAGATTGGGAATTGCTGGCGGTGGATGACCGCTCGGACGATGGATCTGCCGAAATTGTCACCGCCATTGCCCAGCGGGATTCCCGGGTGCGATTGTTCGCGAATGCGGGACCGCCGGGCATCGTCGGCGCACTACAGACCGCTGCGGCTGCCTCGGCTGCAGGCTGGGTGGCGCGCATGGATGCGGATGATATCTGCCATCCGGAGCGTCTGGCCCGGCAATGGGAACGGGCGGGAGCGGCGGATGTGATTACGACCGGGGTGGATCTCCTCGATCCGCTCGGGGAGGGGATGGTTCGCTACGTGGCCTGGGTCAATTCGCTGGCGACGCACGAGGTGATCGCCAGCTCCCGCTTTATTGAGAATCCGGTGATTCATCCGACGGTGCTGATGCGCCGCAGCATTCTCGATGCGGTGGGTGGCTACCGCGATGTCCCGTGGGCGGAGGATCACGATCTCTGGCTGCGGATGCTCCAGCATGGGGCACGCTTCGTGAAAGTCCGGGAGCGCCTGCTGGCGTGGCGGGATTCACCGGGCCGGCTTACCCGCAGCGATGCGCGATATGAGGAAAAGGCGCGCCAACGGATGCGGGCTCACTATCTGGCGGCGATGTCTTCGGTAACGGAGCGGGGTGTGGTGATTGCAGGAGCGGGGCCGATCGGGAAGTCGCTGGCCCGGGAGTTGATGGCGCTCGGCGTGGCGGTGTGCGGGTTCTTTGATGTCCATCCGCGGCGCCTCGGCGAAGTGATTCATGGAGCGGAGGTCGCCGGGCTGGAGGATTTCGGGCGACGTTGGCGGGGTGCGGTGATGTTGTCCGCGGTGGGGATCGCAGGGGTGAGGGAGGAGATCCGGGAACTCGCTGCTGCGGCGGGATATGAAGAGGGGCAGGATTTGTGGTGCGTCTGTTAG
- the pdxA gene encoding 4-hydroxythreonine-4-phosphate dehydrogenase PdxA — protein sequence MVAKALASGQLPAGFDFEVLGDATGCIPGQPDATSALRALDALEASVRILRSDPDAKAVVTAPVSKATLQAGGFPFPGQTEFFAERFGVKDYAMCLSGQTLSVGLATIHIPLASVSSSLTPEAIVSTGRLLENFARRKTRRTPRIAVVGLNPHAGENGRFGDEEQRIITPAIDRLNQTFPGVFSGPHVPDAVFRQAADGEFDAVLAMYHDQGLIPLKLLDFDTGVNVTLGLPKPRTSPDHGTAFGIAGQGIARPDSMIHAIKLACELA from the coding sequence GTGGTCGCGAAGGCGCTCGCGTCCGGCCAGTTGCCTGCTGGCTTCGATTTCGAAGTGCTCGGCGACGCCACCGGCTGCATCCCGGGCCAGCCGGACGCAACCTCCGCCCTTCGGGCACTGGATGCGCTTGAAGCATCCGTTCGGATCCTCAGGTCCGATCCGGATGCAAAGGCGGTGGTGACCGCGCCCGTCTCGAAAGCGACGCTGCAGGCTGGCGGATTTCCATTTCCGGGCCAGACGGAATTTTTCGCGGAACGATTTGGTGTTAAGGATTATGCAATGTGCCTGAGCGGACAGACCTTGAGTGTGGGACTGGCGACCATCCACATTCCGCTGGCATCCGTTTCAAGCAGCCTCACGCCTGAAGCAATCGTTTCAACAGGCCGCCTTCTTGAGAACTTCGCTCGTCGCAAGACCCGCCGGACCCCACGCATCGCAGTGGTAGGCCTGAACCCTCACGCCGGGGAAAACGGACGTTTCGGAGACGAGGAGCAGCGCATCATCACGCCTGCCATCGATCGCTTGAATCAAACTTTCCCAGGCGTCTTTTCCGGCCCCCACGTACCAGACGCCGTGTTCCGCCAAGCGGCCGATGGGGAGTTTGATGCCGTCCTGGCGATGTACCACGACCAAGGGCTCATTCCGCTGAAGTTGCTCGATTTCGACACCGGGGTGAATGTCACTTTGGGCCTGCCGAAGCCCCGGACCAGCCCCGACCACGGAACAGCCTTCGGGATCGCCGGCCAAGGCATCGCCCGTCCCGACTCGATGATCCACGCCATCAAACTGGCCTGCGAGCTCGCTTGA
- a CDS encoding MBL fold metallo-hydrolase: protein MLYDTTADVIRKALRGLGLAPSEAAARCGLAEREVISASRGPAFRETLLLLAPALGLNAHALAGLPSYTPPASGLPEIIRLELPFDDETVNAWLVQAGPEDFLLFDAGPHTTAIRDALDDRGIEDVHVLITHLHGDHLDGLASLKGRTRSVAMPQEDVKPGDRLKFGTLTVEVIDLPGHCPGAVGYRIEGLARPVCVTGDALFAGSMGGCAPDGPYQEALEALRANVLTLPDETTLLPGHGPETSVGSEKLGNAFLATGR, encoded by the coding sequence ATGCTTTACGACACCACCGCCGACGTGATCCGCAAGGCCCTCCGGGGCTTAGGTCTCGCCCCTTCCGAAGCGGCCGCCCGCTGCGGCTTGGCCGAACGGGAGGTCATCTCCGCGAGCCGGGGACCGGCATTCCGCGAGACCCTGCTGCTGCTCGCGCCTGCACTCGGGCTGAACGCTCACGCGCTGGCTGGCCTGCCCAGCTACACGCCTCCAGCCTCCGGATTGCCGGAGATCATCCGTTTGGAACTTCCGTTTGATGATGAAACGGTGAATGCGTGGCTGGTCCAAGCGGGACCGGAGGACTTCCTGCTCTTCGACGCCGGCCCTCATACGACAGCCATCCGGGACGCACTGGACGACCGCGGCATCGAGGATGTCCACGTCCTCATCACCCACCTGCACGGCGACCATTTGGACGGTCTGGCGAGCCTGAAGGGCCGCACGCGGTCGGTGGCAATGCCTCAGGAGGACGTGAAGCCGGGCGACCGCCTGAAATTCGGCACGCTCACGGTGGAAGTGATCGATCTGCCTGGCCACTGTCCCGGGGCAGTTGGCTACCGCATCGAGGGCCTAGCCCGGCCGGTCTGCGTGACCGGCGATGCTCTCTTCGCCGGCTCCATGGGCGGCTGCGCCCCGGACGGCCCCTATCAGGAGGCCTTGGAGGCGCTCAGGGCGAACGTGCTGACCTTGCCGGACGAAACCACCCTTCTCCCCGGCCACGGCCCTGAGACGTCCGTCGGCAGCGAAAAGCTCGGGAACGCCTTCCTGGCCACCGGGCGGTAG
- a CDS encoding SurA N-terminal domain-containing protein, translated as MNSRIAWLALFSTAGLCPAQQPVAPRPAPSGVFEVNGIAAKVNGQAITKSELNFRLAPIYAQLAAQFPRRGAEFERQVLDAREKLLQEMIDREIILSEFKVLEGKGANLPEHVVDKEVKRQIQSNFNGSEAKFDEELKRARMTRDGYRKMTREQLIVQAMRAEHFSDAPPPLPGEIEREYNEVKDKLRDTSKDVITFNKIFLPRLDADNPLATPETQLALAEKVAAEAKGGADVAELAKKHSRDAFASEGGFQKDVPRTDLQPEFASIIFAAKDGDVVGPLEDPVGFTIVKITKINQGPYPPLSEVRDMIEERVKTKKNAKTYEKWISGKRKSAMIEKKI; from the coding sequence ATGAATTCCCGCATCGCTTGGCTTGCCCTGTTTTCCACCGCTGGCCTCTGCCCGGCACAGCAGCCTGTCGCTCCCCGCCCGGCTCCGAGCGGCGTCTTCGAGGTCAACGGCATCGCCGCCAAGGTCAACGGCCAGGCGATCACCAAGAGCGAGCTGAATTTCCGCCTCGCCCCGATCTACGCCCAGCTCGCCGCCCAGTTCCCCCGCCGCGGGGCAGAATTCGAGCGCCAGGTGCTGGACGCCCGCGAGAAGCTCCTCCAGGAGATGATCGACCGCGAAATCATCCTTTCCGAGTTCAAGGTCCTCGAAGGGAAGGGTGCCAACCTGCCCGAACACGTCGTGGACAAGGAAGTGAAGCGGCAGATCCAATCCAATTTCAACGGCAGCGAGGCGAAATTCGACGAGGAACTCAAGCGCGCCCGGATGACCCGCGACGGCTATCGGAAAATGACCCGCGAGCAGCTCATCGTGCAGGCCATGCGCGCCGAGCACTTCTCCGACGCCCCGCCGCCGCTGCCGGGCGAGATCGAAAGGGAATACAACGAGGTGAAGGACAAGCTCCGCGACACCTCGAAGGACGTGATCACCTTCAACAAGATCTTCCTTCCCCGCCTCGATGCCGACAATCCTCTGGCCACTCCGGAGACCCAGCTCGCCCTGGCCGAAAAGGTGGCAGCCGAGGCCAAGGGCGGGGCCGATGTCGCCGAGCTCGCCAAGAAGCACTCGCGCGACGCCTTTGCCTCGGAGGGCGGCTTCCAGAAAGACGTGCCTCGCACCGACCTCCAGCCGGAATTCGCCTCGATCATCTTCGCCGCCAAGGATGGTGACGTGGTCGGCCCGCTCGAGGATCCGGTCGGTTTCACCATCGTGAAGATCACCAAGATCAATCAGGGCCCCTACCCACCGCTCAGCGAGGTCCGGGACATGATCGAGGAGCGCGTCAAAACGAAGAAGAACGCCAAGACCTACGAGAAGTGGATCTCCGGCAAGCGGAAGTCCGCGATGATCGAGAAGAAGATCTGA